Sequence from the Planifilum fimeticola genome:
CCGCTGTCTGTGTGTGGGTCGGAGTTATCGATGGGGATTGTACTTGATCTCGAATGGAATCGAATAAAGTTCATCCACAATCGAGCAGGCTCTCGGCCTGCTCGACGTTTTTATCTCGTTTTATCCGTTTTTCGTGGAAGGGCGTATGAAGATGAAGCGTTTGACGGTTGCGATTGACGGTCCGGCGGGAGCCGGGAAAAGCACGGTCGCCCGAAGGGTGGCCGAGGAGTTGGGACTGCTCTACGTGGATACGGGGGCGATGTACCGGGCGATCACCTGGAAAGCGCTGCAGAGCGAGATCGACCTGTCGGACGAGCAGGTGGTTGCCGCCATCGCCCGGGAGGCGGAAATCGTGTTGGATCCTCCGGAGGTTCTTGTTGACGGAGTCCGGGTGACGGAAGCGATCCGCTCGCCGGAGGTGACGGATCACGTGTCGATGGTGGCCGGAATGGCGGAGGTCCGTCGCGTTCTGGTGGAAAAACAGCGTCAGATGGCAAAGGACGGCGGGGTGGTGATGGACGGCAGGGATATCGGCACCCACGTGATGCCCGACGCCGACGTGAAGGTGTTTCTCACCGCCTCCATCGAGGAGCGGGTGCGCCGGCGTCACCTGGAGATGATCCGTCGGGGCTATGCTTCCGACCCGGACCGGCTTTATCAGGAAATCAAGCGACGGGACGAAATGGATGAAAACCGCTCCCACTCCCCGCTGAAGCCCGCCGCGGATGCGGTGATGCTGGATACCACCGGCCGGTCGATCGACGAAGTGGTTTCGATGATCCTGGACCTTTGTCGAACCAAAGTGAGTGGTGGGGAGTAAGATATGTTATATCGGTTGGGCCGGGTTTTGTTCCGTCTGTTTTTTGCCGTGTGCTACCGGTGGGAAGTGGAGGGAAAGGAGCACATACCGGATCAGGGTCCGGTGGTGGTCTGCCCCAATCACATACACAATCTGGACCCTCCTTTGGTGGGATCGGCCATTGACCGCAAGGTTCATTTCATGGCCAAGGAAGAATTGTTCCGCATCCCGATCCTTGCGCCGATTA
This genomic interval carries:
- the cmk gene encoding (d)CMP kinase, giving the protein MKRLTVAIDGPAGAGKSTVARRVAEELGLLYVDTGAMYRAITWKALQSEIDLSDEQVVAAIAREAEIVLDPPEVLVDGVRVTEAIRSPEVTDHVSMVAGMAEVRRVLVEKQRQMAKDGGVVMDGRDIGTHVMPDADVKVFLTASIEERVRRRHLEMIRRGYASDPDRLYQEIKRRDEMDENRSHSPLKPAADAVMLDTTGRSIDEVVSMILDLCRTKVSGGE